A region from the Oncorhynchus keta strain PuntledgeMale-10-30-2019 chromosome 5, Oket_V2, whole genome shotgun sequence genome encodes:
- the LOC118371517 gene encoding potassium voltage-gated channel subfamily A member 1-like: MTDQGMENHDKGGGEGGGEGDKKHLPEEVSESDKETKDQRNKAEKGEKETENNGSEKERVEGKRESCRRSGSLWRGGWALTERLAINVSGMRYETQLRTLAQFPDSLLGDPNRRIRYFDPLRNELFLDRNRNCFDAILYFYQSGGRLRRPANVPLDVFLDELRFYELGEEIMERFKEDEGFPKEEVPALPENEMQRKVWMLFEHPESSSGARIIAIISVMVIVVSIAIFCLETLPDFRNEKELREKFTYQPHPTLPNITILVPPTGSAFHDPFFQVETICIFWFSFELIMRLASSPSKLHFFKDVMNTIDFLAIIPFFVTLGTELARDKTSNKDPGMSLAIIRVIRLVRVFRIFKLSRHSKGLQILGQTLKASLRELALLIFFLFIGVILFSSAVYFAEADSPDTVFTSIPEAFWWAVVSMTTVGYGDMYPTTLGGKLVGSMCAIAGVLTISLPVPVIVSNFSYFYHRETECLEKISEYTHISTSLWEGEDEEGDKGEGDYTPLYVGDCKGICNPLNGTLLSGLCAGQDGWENKGNVYLREPLVTQV; the protein is encoded by the exons ATGACAGACCAAGGAATGGAGAACCATGACAAGggtggaggtgaaggaggaggagaaggagacaaGAAACATCTCCCAGAGGAGGTGAGCGAGAGCGACAAGGAGACCAAGGACCAGCGCAACAAGgcggagaagggagagaaggagacagagaataATGGCAGTgaaaaggagagggttgaggggAAAAGGGAAAGCTGTCGTCGCTCAGGCTCCCTGTGGAGGGGGGGCTGGGCCCTGACGGAGCGGCTAGCCATCAACGTGTCGGGGATGCGCTACGAGACACAGCTCCGCACTCTGGCCCAGTTCCCTGACTCCCTCCTGGGGGACCCTAACCGCAGAATTCGCTACTTTGACCCTCTGCGCAATGAGCTGTTCCTGGACCGGAACCGGAACTGCTTTGACGCCATCCTCTACTTCTACCAGTCTGGCGGGCGGCTGCGGCGGCCTGCCAACGTGCCCCTGGATGTGTTCTTGGATGAGCTGCGCTTCTATGAGCTTGGTGAGGAGATCATGGAACGCTTCAAGGAGGATGAGGGCTTCCCCAAGGAGGAGGTGCCTGCGCTGCCTGAGAACGAGATGCAGAGGAAGGTTTGGATGCTTTTTGAGCACCCAGAATCCTCCTCGGGCGCACGCATCATCGCCATCATCAGCGTCATGGTCATTGTGGTGTCCATCGCCATCTTCTGCTTGGAGACGCTGCCTGACTTCAGGAACGAGAAGGAGCTGCGAGAG aaaTTCACCTACCAGCCCCATCCTACCCTCCCCAACATCACCATCCTGGTCCCTCCCACTGGCAGTGCTTTCCATGACCCCTTCTTCCAGGTGGAGACCATATGTATCTTCTGGTTCTCCTTTGAGCTCATTATGCGCTTAGCCAGCTCCCCCAGTAAGCTCCACTTCTTCAAGGACGTGATGAACACTATCGACTTCCTCGCCATCATTCCCTTCTTCGTCACTCTGGGCACAGAGCTGGCCAGGGACAAAACCTCCAACAAGGACCCGGGCATGTCTTTGGCCATCATCAGGGTCATTAGGCTGGTCAGGGTGTTCAGGATCTTCAAGCTGTCGCGTCACTCCAAGGGCCTGCAGATCCTGGGCCAGACTCTGAAGGCCAGCCTGAGAGAGCTGGCCCTGCTCATCTTCTTCCTCTTCATCGGAGTCATCCTCTTCTCCAGCGCTGTCTACTTCGCCGAGGCGGACAGCCCCGACACGGTGTTCACCAGCATCCCCGAGGCCTTCTGGTGGGCCGTGGTCTCCATGACGACAGTGGGCTACGGGGACATGTACCCTACGACTCTGGGGGGCAAGCTGGTGGGCTCCATGTGTGCCATCGCTGGTGTGCTCACCATCTCCCTGCCAGTCCCCGTCATTGTGTCCAACTTCAGCTACTTCTATCACCGAGAGACGGAGTGTCTCGAGAAAATCAGTGAGTACACCCACATCAGCacctctctctgggagggtgaGGATGAGGAAGGAGACAAGGGGGAGGGAGATTACACTCCCCTGTATGTGGGTGACTGCAAGGGAATCTGTAACCCCCTCAATGGGACACTGCTGTCAGGACTGTGTGCGGGGCAGGACGGGTGGGAGAACAAAGGCAACGTGTACCTCAGGGAACCCCTGGTCACTCAGGTGTGA